In the Devosia sp. SL43 genome, one interval contains:
- the mfd gene encoding transcription-repair coupling factor, whose amino-acid sequence MNELAPQRPTRTIANVPDGMQPMVLARLVQQRIEAAPDDAASIVFVARDGRRLQRMADILTAMLPGHTILTLPAWDCLPYDRVSPNNVTIAARMNTLAALTSGAKGAVVLTAVNALIQKLPPRDVVETMSFSAATGRVVDSEKLIAWAANNGYLRVPTVRESGEYAVRGGLVDLFPASAEAPLRFDFFGSQLESIRTFDPDSQRTTGTLKRVDLTPMSEVVLTDATIKRFRQNYTATFGGNTVDDTLYASISGGSRYSGTEHWLPFFYEHLDTLADYVGDAPFVFDEQAAEAYADRITQIEDYYEAREAARLAPTVAGAGAPYKPIKPELLYAVDQHPYALAGASVVQLSQFIAPGTKAVDDAGGHIAPSFAAERQATDTNLFQSVVDRLLAERREGRRAVVACWSTGTRDRMVQVLKDHGLTNPRLAENWRDAETTSASTTSLVVLPLETGFETKDLLVLSEQDILGERILRPQRKKKASDALTEAASLNAGDLVVHVDHGIGRFIGLKVIEAGGAPHECVELEYGGDTKLYLPVENIELLTRYGTDDGNVTLDKLGGVAWQAKKGRLKKRIREMAEQLIKIAAARLLTKADVIEINPGAYDEFAARFPYEETEDQIAAIEAVFDDITSGRVMDRLVCGDVGFGKTEVALRAAFAVALSGKQVAVVVPTTLLARQHFKTFSERFKGLPVRVRHASRMVSANELKATKEGLADGQVDIVVGTHALLSKTIKFRDLGLLIIDEEQHFGVGHKERLKELKSNVHVLTLTATPIPRTLQLALTGVRDLSLLATPPVDRLAIRTFISPFDALSVREALLREKYRGGQAFYVVPRIKDQHEIAEFLKAQVPEVSFVVANGQMAPGELDDLMNAFYDNKFDVLVATTIVESGLDIPNANTLIVHRADHFGLAQLYQIRGRIGRAKARAYALFTVPPDRKLTDTAERRLGVLQSLETLGAGFQLASHDLDIRGAGNLLGDEQSGHIREVGYELYQAMLEEAVANLKTGDDDYEDRNEWSPQISLGMPVMIPEHYIPDLQLRMQLYRRLGDLTDIRDIDAAGAELIDRFGPLPEEVEALLKVILVKALCRQANVEKVDAGPKGAVISLRNNEYPNPAALVRLVSDPANQVRIKPDQKLVFARNWPTPNDRLKGAAAILSRLAKLAENAA is encoded by the coding sequence ATGAACGAACTCGCGCCGCAGCGCCCGACCCGCACTATTGCTAACGTCCCCGACGGCATGCAGCCGATGGTGCTTGCACGGCTTGTGCAGCAGCGCATCGAGGCGGCTCCGGATGATGCCGCAAGTATCGTGTTCGTTGCCCGCGACGGTCGCCGCCTGCAGCGCATGGCCGATATCCTCACCGCCATGCTGCCGGGCCATACCATCCTGACCCTGCCGGCCTGGGACTGCCTGCCTTACGACCGCGTCTCGCCCAACAATGTCACGATCGCCGCGCGCATGAACACGCTGGCAGCCCTGACATCAGGCGCCAAGGGCGCCGTCGTGCTGACGGCGGTCAATGCACTGATCCAGAAACTGCCACCGCGTGACGTGGTTGAAACCATGTCGTTCTCTGCCGCCACCGGCCGTGTCGTCGATAGCGAGAAGCTGATCGCCTGGGCCGCCAACAACGGCTACCTGCGCGTACCGACAGTACGCGAGAGCGGTGAGTATGCCGTACGCGGCGGGCTGGTCGACCTGTTCCCGGCCAGCGCCGAGGCGCCGTTGCGCTTCGACTTCTTCGGCAGTCAGCTCGAATCGATCCGCACCTTCGATCCGGACAGCCAACGCACCACCGGCACGCTCAAACGCGTCGACCTGACCCCGATGAGCGAGGTCGTGCTGACCGACGCGACCATCAAGCGGTTCCGCCAGAACTACACCGCGACCTTCGGCGGCAACACAGTCGACGACACGCTCTATGCCTCGATCAGCGGCGGCTCGCGCTATTCGGGCACCGAGCATTGGCTGCCCTTCTTCTACGAACACCTCGATACCCTGGCCGACTATGTCGGCGACGCGCCCTTCGTCTTCGACGAACAGGCCGCCGAGGCCTATGCCGACCGCATCACCCAGATCGAGGACTATTACGAGGCGCGCGAAGCGGCACGGCTGGCGCCAACAGTAGCTGGGGCAGGGGCGCCCTATAAGCCGATCAAGCCGGAACTGCTTTACGCCGTTGACCAGCATCCATACGCGCTGGCCGGGGCCTCAGTGGTCCAACTCAGCCAGTTCATAGCGCCGGGCACCAAGGCCGTCGACGATGCGGGTGGCCATATCGCCCCCAGCTTTGCCGCCGAGCGCCAGGCGACCGATACCAACCTGTTCCAGTCCGTGGTCGATCGCCTGCTGGCGGAGCGCCGCGAGGGCCGCCGCGCCGTCGTCGCCTGCTGGAGCACCGGAACTCGTGACCGCATGGTCCAGGTGCTGAAGGACCACGGCCTCACCAATCCGCGTCTCGCCGAAAACTGGCGCGATGCCGAGACCACCAGCGCGTCGACGACGTCGCTCGTCGTGCTGCCGCTCGAAACCGGCTTCGAAACCAAGGACCTGCTGGTCCTGTCCGAGCAAGATATCCTCGGCGAACGTATTCTCCGCCCGCAGCGCAAGAAGAAAGCCTCCGATGCGCTGACAGAGGCGGCCAGCCTCAATGCCGGCGATCTGGTGGTGCATGTCGATCATGGTATCGGTCGCTTCATCGGCCTCAAGGTCATCGAGGCCGGCGGCGCGCCGCATGAATGCGTCGAGCTCGAATATGGCGGCGATACCAAGCTTTACCTGCCGGTCGAAAATATCGAGCTGCTGACCCGCTACGGCACCGATGACGGCAATGTCACCCTCGACAAGCTGGGAGGCGTCGCCTGGCAGGCCAAGAAGGGCCGGCTCAAGAAACGCATCCGCGAAATGGCGGAACAGCTCATCAAGATCGCAGCGGCGCGCCTGCTCACCAAGGCCGACGTCATCGAGATCAACCCGGGCGCCTACGACGAATTCGCCGCGCGTTTCCCCTATGAGGAAACAGAGGACCAGATCGCGGCCATCGAGGCGGTGTTCGACGACATCACATCCGGCCGCGTCATGGACCGGCTGGTTTGCGGTGACGTCGGCTTCGGCAAAACCGAGGTCGCGCTGCGCGCGGCCTTCGCCGTGGCGCTATCGGGGAAGCAGGTTGCGGTCGTCGTGCCGACAACGCTGCTCGCCCGCCAGCACTTCAAGACATTCTCCGAGCGATTCAAGGGCCTGCCGGTTCGCGTCCGCCATGCCTCGCGCATGGTCAGCGCCAACGAGCTCAAGGCCACCAAGGAAGGCCTGGCGGATGGTCAGGTCGACATCGTCGTCGGCACCCATGCGCTCTTGAGCAAGACCATCAAGTTCCGCGATCTGGGCCTGTTGATCATCGACGAAGAGCAGCATTTCGGCGTCGGCCACAAGGAGCGCCTCAAGGAGCTCAAGTCCAACGTCCACGTGCTGACGCTGACGGCCACCCCGATCCCGCGCACCCTGCAACTGGCGCTGACCGGCGTCCGCGACCTCAGCCTCCTGGCAACACCACCGGTCGATCGCCTCGCCATCCGCACCTTCATCTCGCCCTTCGACGCACTCTCTGTGCGCGAGGCTCTGCTGCGCGAAAAATACCGTGGCGGCCAGGCCTTCTATGTCGTGCCGCGCATCAAAGACCAGCACGAGATTGCCGAGTTCCTGAAGGCGCAGGTTCCCGAAGTCAGCTTCGTCGTCGCCAACGGCCAGATGGCGCCGGGCGAACTCGATGATCTGATGAATGCCTTCTACGACAACAAGTTCGACGTGCTGGTGGCCACCACCATCGTCGAATCCGGCCTCGACATTCCCAATGCCAATACGCTGATCGTGCATCGCGCCGATCATTTCGGCCTGGCGCAGCTCTACCAGATCCGTGGCCGTATCGGCCGGGCCAAGGCCCGCGCCTATGCGCTGTTCACAGTGCCGCCCGATCGCAAACTCACCGACACGGCCGAACGCCGCCTCGGTGTCCTGCAGTCGCTCGAAACCCTGGGCGCCGGTTTCCAGCTCGCCAGTCACGACCTCGACATCCGAGGCGCCGGCAACCTGCTCGGCGACGAGCAATCCGGCCATATCCGCGAAGTCGGCTACGAACTCTACCAAGCCATGCTCGAAGAGGCTGTCGCCAACCTCAAGACCGGCGATGACGATTACGAGGACCGCAATGAGTGGTCGCCGCAGATTTCGCTGGGCATGCCGGTGATGATTCCCGAGCACTATATCCCAGATCTGCAACTGCGCATGCAGCTCTATCGCCGCCTGGGCGATCTCACCGATATCAGGGATATCGACGCCGCTGGCGCAGAATTGATCGACCGCTTCGGCCCGTTGCCGGAAGAAGTCGAGGCTCTGCTCAAGGTCATCCTGGTCAAGGCTTTGTGTCGCCAGGCCAATGTCGAAAAGGTCGATGCCGGTCCCAAGGGCGCGGTTATCTCGTTGCGCAACAACGAATATCCCAATCCGGCGGCGCTGGTGCGCTTGGTCAGCGACCCGGCCAACCAGGTTCGGATCAAGCCCGATCAGAAGCTCGTATTCGCCCGCAACTGGCCCACGCCCAATGATCGCCTCAAGGGCGCAGCCGCAATTCTGTCGCGGCTGGCCAAACTGGCCGAAAATGCGGCGTGA
- a CDS encoding DUF6691 family protein, whose product MANLKFPYLATAALSGALFGAGLYVSQMVDPFKVLRFLDFGAIPDGGWDPSLAFVMGSALIVMFVAVRIGKGRQAPLFDTAFHEPEYKKIDARLVGGAAMFGIGWGMAGICPGPAISLIAFLPDNLWIFLVAMFVGSLAGSVIIPSGHAKRLADAQ is encoded by the coding sequence ATGGCCAATCTCAAGTTTCCCTATCTCGCCACGGCGGCGCTGAGCGGCGCGCTGTTTGGCGCCGGTCTCTACGTGTCGCAGATGGTCGACCCGTTCAAAGTGCTGCGCTTTCTCGATTTCGGCGCGATCCCTGATGGTGGCTGGGATCCGAGCCTGGCCTTCGTCATGGGCTCGGCCCTGATCGTCATGTTCGTCGCCGTCCGCATCGGCAAGGGCCGGCAGGCGCCGCTGTTCGATACGGCATTCCACGAACCGGAATACAAGAAGATCGACGCCCGGCTGGTGGGTGGCGCGGCAATGTTCGGCATCGGCTGGGGCATGGCTGGTATCTGCCCCGGGCCGGCGATATCGCTGATCGCCTTCTTGCCCGACAATCTCTGGATCTTCCTGGTCGCCATGTTCGTCGGTTCGCTGGCCGGCAGCGTGATCATTCCCAGCGGTCACGCCAAACGCCTGGCGGACGCGCAATGA
- a CDS encoding FAD-dependent monooxygenase, which yields MSRQDADAIVVGGGLAGVAAAIAVAKAGLSTIHLAPTMPPDRRTSALMMPSVDYLRQAGLIDEPADLGHALTQIRIIDATGRLIRAPETLFDTKEAGLAAFGWNFANMRLLERFHAAAATLPNLRTISEGAVATAPVDDHWQVELADGTVLTAPLLVGADGKKSLVRASAGIVAQERTFTQAALVCDLEVGRSIGGTSIEFHYPQGPFTLVPAGGNRANLVWIDDIDVLRDAYSGGAERLLAILAEKSQRLFGDIAMATPAFVFPLSRLTVPLAGADGVVLTGESAHAFPPIGAQGLNLGLRDVADLAETLAGVDRGKPDWAIAVSRDYAKRRAADLARTGTMVDALFRSLLAEMVPAQALRAGGLWALKLAPALRKQAFSLGMGGR from the coding sequence ATGAGCAGGCAGGACGCAGATGCCATCGTCGTCGGCGGTGGACTGGCGGGCGTCGCGGCGGCGATAGCGGTTGCCAAGGCCGGACTGTCGACAATCCACCTGGCACCGACCATGCCGCCGGATCGGCGGACCTCGGCCCTGATGATGCCCAGTGTCGACTACTTGCGCCAGGCGGGGCTGATCGACGAGCCGGCAGACCTGGGCCATGCGCTGACCCAGATTCGTATCATCGATGCGACCGGCAGGCTGATCCGGGCGCCCGAAACCCTGTTCGACACCAAGGAAGCGGGTCTAGCGGCCTTTGGCTGGAACTTTGCCAACATGCGGCTGCTGGAGCGTTTTCACGCCGCTGCGGCGACGCTGCCCAATCTGCGGACCATCTCGGAGGGGGCAGTCGCAACGGCGCCGGTGGATGATCACTGGCAGGTTGAGCTCGCGGATGGAACGGTCCTGACCGCGCCATTGCTTGTGGGGGCAGACGGCAAGAAATCGCTGGTTCGGGCCTCAGCGGGAATCGTTGCGCAGGAGCGGACCTTCACCCAGGCGGCCTTGGTCTGCGATCTCGAGGTCGGCCGGTCAATCGGCGGGACGTCCATCGAATTTCACTACCCGCAAGGCCCCTTCACGCTGGTGCCGGCAGGCGGCAACCGGGCCAATCTTGTCTGGATCGACGACATCGACGTGCTTCGTGATGCCTATAGCGGCGGCGCGGAGCGGCTGCTGGCGATACTTGCGGAGAAGTCGCAGCGGCTGTTCGGCGACATCGCCATGGCGACGCCGGCCTTTGTCTTTCCGCTGAGTAGGCTGACGGTGCCCCTGGCTGGAGCGGATGGCGTTGTGCTGACCGGCGAGTCGGCGCATGCCTTTCCGCCCATCGGTGCGCAGGGGCTCAATCTTGGCCTGCGCGACGTGGCCGACCTGGCGGAGACGCTGGCGGGGGTCGATCGGGGCAAGCCGGACTGGGCGATTGCAGTCAGTCGCGACTACGCGAAGCGGCGTGCCGCCGACCTGGCGCGCACCGGAACTATGGTGGATGCGCTGTTCCGCTCGCTATTGGCCGAGATGGTGCCGGCGCAGGCGCTGCGTGCCGGCGGCCTGTGGGCGCTCAAGCTGGCGCCTGCGCTGCGGAAGCAGGCATTTTCCCTGGGGATGGGTGGGCGTTAG
- a CDS encoding invasion associated locus B family protein: MNFRKPLVAGFAVAALMLSPLSAYAQEATPAPEAPAAQTPVDPAAPADPAAAPVDPAAPVDPAAPVATATGEVQSQNWLKVCDPLPDGQKACIMRQVVLANGQFLGSFLLRDDPGQESRLLAVAAVPLGVLLPFGLTWQIDGAKPVRVPYMLCDPTSCATQLVINEQYVNSLKRGSTLTLTAKNRQNQDLTIEINLSGFTATYDGDAALTFDEFRQETSGENALEQVLQDRAEELRRQLGGEAPADGTTPPADGAAPATP, from the coding sequence ATGAACTTCAGGAAACCTCTCGTCGCCGGTTTTGCGGTGGCCGCGCTCATGCTGTCCCCGCTGTCGGCCTACGCTCAGGAAGCGACCCCCGCCCCGGAAGCTCCTGCCGCCCAGACGCCGGTTGATCCCGCCGCCCCTGCCGATCCTGCGGCTGCCCCGGTGGATCCCGCGGCGCCCGTCGATCCGGCTGCGCCCGTCGCGACTGCGACCGGCGAGGTCCAGTCGCAGAACTGGCTCAAAGTGTGTGATCCGCTGCCCGATGGGCAGAAGGCTTGCATCATGCGCCAGGTCGTCCTGGCCAATGGTCAGTTCCTCGGTTCGTTCCTGCTGCGCGACGATCCGGGCCAGGAAAGCCGCCTGCTGGCTGTTGCCGCCGTTCCGCTCGGCGTGCTGCTGCCGTTCGGCCTGACCTGGCAGATCGACGGCGCCAAGCCTGTCCGCGTGCCCTATATGCTGTGCGACCCCACCTCCTGCGCCACGCAGCTGGTGATCAATGAGCAGTATGTAAACTCGCTCAAGCGCGGCAGTACGCTCACGCTCACCGCCAAGAACCGCCAGAACCAGGATCTGACCATCGAGATCAACCTGTCCGGCTTCACCGCAACCTATGACGGCGATGCCGCCCTGACCTTTGACGAATTCCGCCAGGAAACTTCGGGCGAGAACGCGCTGGAGCAGGTTCTGCAGGATCGCGCCGAAGAGCTGCGCCGCCAGCTGGGTGGCGAAGCCCCCGCCGATGGCACCACGCCTCCGGCCGATGGCGCCGCGCCTGCTACGCCGTAA
- a CDS encoding YeeE/YedE family protein — translation MESFTPLTATIGGSLIGLATAVLWLGNGRIAGISGIFGQLLPPAQTVVWRVVFLVALVVAAFAAARLFPALGMGGVEPARLVEAPAALGVPTPVWLAIAGLLTGIGTKIGNGCTSGHGVCGLARLSLRSLVAVLVFFGVAVITVTVTGVV, via the coding sequence ATGGAATCGTTCACGCCGCTGACTGCCACCATCGGTGGCAGCCTGATCGGACTTGCCACCGCCGTGTTGTGGTTGGGCAATGGCCGCATTGCCGGCATTTCTGGTATTTTCGGGCAGTTGCTGCCACCAGCTCAAACAGTGGTCTGGCGGGTCGTGTTTCTGGTCGCGCTTGTCGTTGCTGCTTTTGCCGCAGCTAGGCTCTTCCCTGCTTTGGGCATGGGTGGCGTCGAACCGGCGCGGCTTGTCGAAGCGCCGGCGGCGTTGGGCGTGCCAACGCCGGTATGGCTGGCGATAGCGGGCCTGTTGACCGGGATCGGCACCAAGATTGGCAATGGCTGCACCTCCGGACATGGCGTTTGCGGGCTGGCGCGACTGTCGCTGCGCTCGCTGGTGGCCGTGCTGGTGTTTTTCGGGGTGGCCGTGATCACCGTCACCGTGACGGGGGTGGTGTGA